Sequence from the Helianthus annuus cultivar XRQ/B chromosome 13, HanXRQr2.0-SUNRISE, whole genome shotgun sequence genome:
attttaaccctacataatatgttttttttaactttaacccaaaacgtttcattatttgcaatttaacttcacagcttttgtcacttatacttttcatctttggcaaattttcgttttacgtatagttcttaatttttcgagttaatacgacgcaacgtacaaGTGTGGgtcaacttttttatgttttgtttcaaattttgcaagttaatacgacgcaacatacatgtgtggttcaacgtttttacctctatttttccatgtttgacaggttcgtcgcaacacgcaaaccctaggtcgagtcagtgttggtggtcgataacggttgtgtgacattagtactatttgacaccgttttacgccccgtcgCAACGCGgcgtgtgctttgggggttttccaaagaaaaaatcGTTATGCATCTGGTtgtcgtaaccttggctttgggggtttccaaaaaaaattgatttttttacttttcacccaaaagtatttcataaattacttttaacctgaaactatttgttttttttttacttttaacccaaaactttttatcttttgcaatctatccgcataaattttttactttcaactttggtcctttacaGTTTTCATTTTccacaaatttttcgctttatgcttggttctaaattttgtgccttaacacatcgcaacgtgcgtcttttgtttaacttttttacgtttcgttataaattttgcgagttaacatgacgcaacatgcgtgtgtgggtgaatgtttttacatcgtctatttttcccgtttgacagatTTAACATAATGTGCGAGTCCTAGATCTACTTAGtcataactaaagaatccccgccgcattgcggcgggtctcaattctagttTGGAATAATATTTCATCTGGTAACCACCTCCGATTTGGGCAAAGCAGACTTGTAATTTGGGCTTCAGTGCTGGTATCTAGCGGCCCAGTCAAATAATATCTATAACAAcccacacatacacacacacgtGGCAAGAAATATCCAGACATTTCGATTCCGAGAGAGAAACCTCTGGAAAACCGTAGATAGAGATGAACCAACCAACCAAACAAACAACTAACGGCAGTCAGGCAGGCAGTATCTTAGTATAAATAAGGCTCCGCTCCAATGGGTTgtcaacaagaagaagaagaagaagaagaagaagcgaAAACAGAAGTCGACAATCGTCTGGGTTGGTGGATCAAGGTTGAACTGATAACGGACTTATTTGGATTTGCGGAATCGATTGGTGGTACATTATTATTTTGCTGTAAGTCACTCTCCATATAATACAATAATTCTCTTGTCTCgaatttattattgtttttaacaTCCTCTTCCTTTTTGATCTGTTTGTTACTTCAACTTTGCTGGATTTTGAACTTGGTTGTTTGGCTACTGAGCATTAGATTAGAATTAATAATTATACTGCTTGCTAGTTTCATTCATCACTGTATTTCTGAATTCTGACCATGAATCTGGCTGGCTGGAGCTTAATCTTTTTCTTATTTATTGGCTTTAAAATAAAACTTGACTATGGAaggcttgtttttttttttattaaaaaaattggtttggTTATCCTGTGAATTATGATATCTTCTTAgtaagctgctgctgctgctgcatGATTTTTACTGTTATTTAGATTGATCATTATACTTGTGATTTTAGCTTCAAACTTTTAACTTGAAAGTTAGGTACACTCCCATTCTTAAATCTATGACTCCTTCCTCCTTAGCTGCTGACAGACAGTTGTTTAATAATTCCGTTTCCTTCCAGGTGCTATTTTACTTTCATAACTGTATCAGTCTGTCTGTCAATCCTCTATTTCTTCAAGAATAATGTATCCTGCATACATGTGGACAGATCCTCATCATGCCCACCCATCTCATATGCTCCCCCCTTATCCTCTCCCACAACAACATCATGGTTATGGTTGTTGCAACCATACTCCTTATTATGGTGGCTGTCCTTACTCACATTACACTCACTACCCTCCTTACTATCCTCCTCATGGAGTATATTCTCCCTTTCCAGCTCCTTACTCCCTTCCTCCACAACATTATTATTATTCTTCGGTTAACCACCCCAGCTACAATTACCACAATAACAACAACCATCCTTGTTCTGCCTGCAATCACAAGGAGGATGACAAGGGACCGAGAGTTAACGAGGAGGAGGAGTCACAGGTTGACAACAAAACAAGCGACTCTCTGGTTCCTTTGTTTTTGAAAGACCGTCCGATCATGTGGGTTCCTCCTGGGTACAATGAATCCAAGGAAAGTGACAAGGATAATAAGTATTCTCATGAACCTGTTTTGGTAAAGCATCTTGAACCGTCAAAAGACCACCCTGATTATCCGATCATGTGGGTTCCTAGTGGGTACGACAAATCGAAGGCAAACGACAAGGACAAGTATTCTAATGAGCCTGTTTCGGTAAAGCGTCTTGAACCGTCAAAAGACCTACCTGATTATCCGATCATGTGGGTTCCTCGTGGGTACACCGAATCATCAGcgaatgacaagggaaggaattCTAATGATCCTGTTTTAGTAAAGCATCCGGAACCGTCGAAATGGGGTGGGAATGGTGAACTGGCCCAAGATGAACAGGGTGGGACTGGGGATGGGAATCGGTTCCCGTTTAAGATATTTTGGTTGCCTTCTAAGAATGATCAAGTGGGAAAGGATACCAAGGAGAACAATCTTGATCTGGTAGCTAACAAGGGATTGTTAGATGAAAAGGCAACCAAAAAGGGTTCAGGCGGTGAGGGTGAGTGTGAGACTAGTAGTAAGCATGCTGCCCGAAAGGTTTTTCCGGTGAAACAAGCGAGTACAAATGAGGAGGCTAGTAGTAAGCATGCTATCCAAAAGGTGATTCCGGTGAAACAAGCGAGTACAAATGAGGAAAAGAAGAACCCGAGAAGTATGAATACCAATTCAGATTCTGTGGAGAAAACTGATAATGGGGGCAAGACTTCACCAAAGGCATCCAAATTACCACCTGTTTGTCTTCGTATTGACCCCCTGCCAAAAAAGAAGAAAACTTCACGCTCACCTAGCCCTGGTGATAAAGAAAGATCAAACGGGTCGCCGGTTAACAGTCCAAAATCTTCTCAGCAGCAGGCACAGGTCTTAAAGAAGAGCAAGGAGGAGCAAAGTGAAGGTGATATCAAAACCGTTGACCATGCCAATAAGGTCAAACAAGCTAATCTTGCTGAACATGCCGATAATGTCGAACGAGCTAATCTTGCTGATCATGTCAATAAAGTCGAACCAGCTAATCTTGCTGATCCTGCCAATAAGGTCGAACAAGCTAATCTCGCTGATCTTGGCGATGTACCAAGGGAAAAAGGAGAGGAGAAGAAGAATATGTCAGAACATGAAGCGGCTTTGATCATACAGTCTGTGTATCATGGTTTTGAAGTGAGGAAATCACAGCCGCTGAAGAAGCTAAGGCAAATTTATGAAGTTAGAAAAATGGTTGCCGACCTGACAAATCGTATTCAAGACATGGAAACATGCCTTGATAGTAAGAAAGCCGTTATTATCGGGGAGACCATAATGAGCCTTCTGCTAAAGCTAGACACCATCCAGGTATATATTTCTCCCGATTTGACATTTTGTTAATTAAATTTTGTTCAATAAAAAGATATGTTATACTAGTTTTATGATATGATGTTTATCAGGGTCTGCATCCATTCGTACGGGAGGTTAGGAAGTCGGTTGCGAAGGAGCTCGTGGGTTTACAAGAGAAGCTTGATTATCTAACATCTGTGAAATCTGAAACCCCAAGTGAGGGAAGTATGCATCCTGAAGATGATGGGAAGCTTGATCAGGCACAAGCCCAAACTGGTTTATGTGAGAATCGTGAACACAACGATGATGCAGAAGCCTGCAAGACCACCAATGTTGAGCAGCAATTGGAGAAGAGCACTGAAGGTGGTTCCATtcaagatagattcgatcaggcACCAACTGAATCTGATTCAGTTATATGTGAGAATCATGGAGTGGAAGTTACAGTCTCACAAGAAGGATGTGATACCATTGGTGAGACACATAAAGAGAAGATTGATCGGGCACCAACTGAATCTGATGAAGCTCTTGGgttgtgtgagaatcatgaagTAGAAGCTTCAGATACACAACAAGGCTGTAACATAGTTGGTGAGCCACAATTGGAATCGCATAAAGGAAAAATCGATCAGGCACCAACTGAATGTAATGAAGCCGAGAATCATGAAGTGGAAGCTTCAGAGTCGCAAGGAGAAGGCTGTAATAGCGTTGGTGAGCGGCAACTGGATGAGGTGCAGTTGGAATCACATAAAGAGAAGTTCGATCACGCACCAACTGAATGTGATGAAGCGGTGGGTCTGTGTGAAAATCATGAAGTTAGAGTTACAGAATCACAAGAAGGCTGTAATACCATTGGTGAGGAGCCATCGCATGAAGGAAAGTTTGATCAGGCCCCAACCGAATGTCAGGAAGCTCAGGAGTTCCATAAAGAGAATCATGAAGTGGAGCCCACAGAGTCACTATTGGAATCGCAGAAAGAGAAGACTGGTCAAGCACCAACTGAATGTGTTGGGTTGTGTGAGAGTCATGAAGTGAAAGCCACAGAGTCGCAAGTAGGCTGTAACTGTAATACTCCGCAACTGGAATCGGATAAAGATCAGGAGGCACCAACTGAATTTGATGAAGTGGAAGCTACAGTCTCACAAGAAGGCTGTAATACCAGTGCTGAGCTGCATAATGATCAGGCACCAGCTGAATGTGATAGGCTGCATAAGGAGGATCATGAAGTGGAAGCTACAACCATTGGCGAGTCGCATAAAGAGAAGTCCGATCAGGCACCAAGTGAATGTGACGTTGAATCTAGAGACGGTGGTGTAGAATGCAACGACGATATGAAGGTTGAAGAGTACACTGGGGAGGTTAATAAGAAGAAGAAGCAAGTTGAGAGGGAAGAGTTGGTGAATGTGGAAAGCATGGTGGAGGAGGAGAATGAGAAGCTTAGGGTGGCGGTGGAGGAACTGATGAAGGCGGGGAATGAACAGTTGGAGGTGATAAGGGAGCTGACAGGAAGAGTGAAGGAGTTGGAGAAAAAGCTTTCCAATTCCAAAAGCAAGAAGCTAAACAAGAAGAGCAGGAGGTCACGTGGTTGTAGTGGTATTCAAAAGGATTATTATAGCTTATTAGTGTGAtcatttgtgtgtgtgtgtgtcaacAGTTGTTTAATGTATGATGGATATTCAGAAATAAGCATGTTGTTTGTTTTTCCTTTTGAGCCCATCGTATTCATATTTGTTATGCTGAATAATAAGATGGGCTCGTGTTTGTGGGTATAAATAAAGTTAATAATGGCAGGCAAAGCTACTTGAAGTTTCAAAAGTGAGAAGAATGTCACGGGCCAAATGTTTGAAGATCGCAATGCTATGGGCTGTGCTTGAACGCTTGGGTTACTGGCTAGTCCTGGACTTTATCGGGGGACGGAGTCAGTGTCAATGAAGAGGTGTACGTGCCTAGTCATGCAAACGACGAACGCACCACTGGTCGAGAGCTGGCGCCGCTCTCCTGATGAGTCCAAGGCAGGACGAAACCAGTGACCCACACAAAGAAGCGGGATGGATTGGCTTGTCCCCGGGGACTTGGGGACGCCACACGGGGTCGAAAACTAACCCCGTGACAAGAAGCTATAATGGGCTACGTTCTATTTTTGTGTGATTAAACCCAAATAACATTTCTCTATTCATATACTTGAGCAGCTCATATATGTGGACCTATTTTAAAAAAGGTAACAATAATTTAgcatacattttttttttaatattacttGCTCTTAAATTACACTAAATAAATCTTAATCTACTCTTTGCTTAGAATTAAACCCAAGACTCACCAGTAACGTCTATCAAGGGAGCTGGTCTCATATTAGCGCATACAATTTTATTGATTACATCTCTTTTgttcaaaaatatattttaaaagttttAAAACACGTAAATTTTGTTGGTTTTAATATTAGGTTTGGTACTTTGGTTAAAATTGTAAGGAGGCAAAAGTTGAAGGGTTGTTTAATATATTTAAGTGAATTAAATTATATATAACAATTATGAAACATTGTTTCACACTTTCACTGTAGGGAATGTATATTGTAAGGGTTTttctttttgttatttatttatttatttttcttattttatatTCTCATTCTCAATATTTAGATTTGTCACTTATGCTATAAAAAAATCtttgtaaaatattattttgaccACCTCAGGTTTTGTGTTTATGAATGTGGGTCAAATATAATTGAttttcgtgtttatttttatgtatattttttgtTGGTCTACATTTTGTCAATACGTTTTCATTCTtacttttatgtatgttttcATTTGGTCTACTACGTTTTGTcatatataatatgttttcacAAGGCGGAGGTATAAGTTCGAGTTACTTTACTTTTCAACGTCGCCGCAACGCACGGTaccattctttaacttaaaaaaatactATTTTCTTAGGTGCTTTATTTAAGTACATTACgatataaattcaagttagtttACGTTTTAACGTAAATTGTTCCCAGTAAcgagttaggtcaaatataatatgtttttgtgtttattaTGTATGTTTTTAGTTGGTCTACATTTTGACGTAACTTTTGTTCGGAAATGAGTTGGGTTAGATATTCGACAATACAAATTCGAGTTACTTTATGTTTCGACGTCGACGGGTCAAAATACTAGTTAGAGATAAAtgttagtttaattttttttgaacgctCAACTAAATCACCGGATAAACATCTTGGGATGCCAAGTGGCGGACCCAAAAATTATTTGTTGGGGGtgcggatgagtggttcaagcatATTTTCAGGGGGTGCGGTCAGATTTTTTTGCCTAAAAAACacactaattttttttaagaggtgcgcccgcccaccctagGCTTCACCTAGGTTCGCCCCTGGGGATGCCGTCAATCGAGCAAATGCATCCCCTCCTCCATAACGGTCAGAGTTGGATGCATACCCGAGCCACCAGTTCCGGGAAAAACCCGCCCGCCCAAAGGCCTACATTGGTAAAACTCGGTTCGGCTCGGTTTTGAACTAGCAACCTCCAGAGAGGCATAGTTCTAAACTTTATTGTCACCACCAATATCCTTCAAAGTGATGCTAGTGGAAGTTGAATTTGGGACCTCAAGGAGAGAAACCAAGTGACGAACCACTAGACTAACTTGTCAAGACTAAATGTTAGTTTAAttaaattgttttatttaatttagtTTGAGTTGGTACTGGTTTAGGACTTTAGGATAGCTTATTTTTCaagttattagtttagtataaatagactAGTAGAGTTAATGTTTTATTTGTGGTTTTGATTAAAGAAAAAGACTTCGTGTTGATATATCTTTCTTTATTCTCGTTTTCTTTTCTTGTGTGCTAAGTTTGTGAGGTGATTGATCCAATTGCTCCAACAAATTTTGCAATGTTTCGATATCTGTATGGTGAATCAATAAATAACGATTAACAGGCTAACTCACACACTCTTCAAATCCCACTCCTAAATTTACATATT
This genomic interval carries:
- the LOC110864506 gene encoding BAG family molecular chaperone regulator 6 isoform X1, translated to MYPAYMWTDPHHAHPSHMLPPYPLPQQHHGYGCCNHTPYYGGCPYSHYTHYPPYYPPHGVYSPFPAPYSLPPQHYYYSSVNHPSYNYHNNNNHPCSACNHKEDDKGPRVNEEEESQVDNKTSDSLVPLFLKDRPIMWVPPGYNESKESDKDNKYSHEPVLVKHLEPSKDHPDYPIMWVPSGYDKSKANDKDKYSNEPVSVKRLEPSKDLPDYPIMWVPRGYTESSANDKGRNSNDPVLVKHPEPSKWGGNGELAQDEQGGTGDGNRFPFKIFWLPSKNDQVGKDTKENNLDLVANKGLLDEKATKKGSGGEGECETSSKHAARKVFPVKQASTNEEASSKHAIQKVIPVKQASTNEEKKNPRSMNTNSDSVEKTDNGGKTSPKASKLPPVCLRIDPLPKKKKTSRSPSPGDKERSNGSPVNSPKSSQQQAQVLKKSKEEQSEGDIKTVDHANKVKQANLAEHADNVERANLADHVNKVEPANLADPANKVEQANLADLGDVPREKGEEKKNMSEHEAALIIQSVYHGFEVRKSQPLKKLRQIYEVRKMVADLTNRIQDMETCLDSKKAVIIGETIMSLLLKLDTIQGLHPFVREVRKSVAKELVGLQEKLDYLTSVKSETPSEGSMHPEDDGKLDQAQAQTGLCENREHNDDAEACKTTNVEQQLEKSTEGGSIQDRFDQAPTESDSVICENHGVEVTVSQEGCDTIGETHKEKIDRAPTESDEALGLCENHEVEASDTQQGCNIVGEPQLESHKGKIDQAPTECNEAENHEVEASESQGEGCNSVGERQLDEVQLESHKEKFDHAPTECDEAVGLCENHEVRVTESQEGCNTIGEEPSHEGKFDQAPTECQEAQEFHKENHEVEPTESLLESQKEKTGQAPTECVGLCESHEVKATESQVGCNCNTPQLESDKDQEAPTEFDEVEATVSQEGCNTSAELHNDQAPAECDRLHKEDHEVEATTIGESHKEKSDQAPSECDVESRDGGVECNDDMKVEEYTGEVNKKKKQVEREELVNVESMVEEENEKLRVAVEELMKAGNEQLEVIRELTGRVKELEKKLSNSKSKKLNKKSRRSRGCSGIQKDYYSLLV
- the LOC110864506 gene encoding BAG family molecular chaperone regulator 6 isoform X2, which codes for MYPAYMWTDPHHAHPSHMLPPYPLPQQHHGYGCCNHTPYYGGCPYSHYTHYPPYYPPHGVYSPFPAPYSLPPQHYYYSSVNHPSYNYHNNNNHPCSACNHKEDDKGPRVNEEEESQVDNKTSDSLVPLFLKDRPIMWVPPGYNESKESDKDNKYSHEPVLVKHLEPSKDHPDYPIMWVPSGYDKSKANDKDKYSNEPVSVKRLEPSKDLPDYPIMWVPRGYTESSANDKGRNSNDPVLVKHPEPSKWGGNGELAQDEQGGTGDGNRFPFKIFWLPSKNDQVGKDTKENNLDLVANKGLLDEKATKKGSGGEGECETSSKHAARKVFPVKQASTNEEASSKHAIQKVIPVKQASTNEEKKNPRSMNTNSDSVEKTDNGGKTSPKASKLPPVCLRIDPLPKKKKTSRSPSPGDKERSNGSPVNSPKSSQQQAQVLKKSKEEQSEGDIKTVDHANKVKQANLAEHADNVERANLADHVNKVEPANLADPANKVEQANLADLGDVPREKGEEKKNMSEHEAALIIQSVYHGFEVRKSQPLKKLRQIYEVRKMVADLTNRIQDMETCLDSKKAVIIGETIMSLLLKLDTIQGLHPFVREVRKSVAKELVGLQEKLDYLTSVKSETPSEGSMHPEDDGKLDQAQAQTGLCENREHNDDAEACKTTNVEQQLEKSTEGGSIQDRFDQAPTESDSVICENHGVEVTVSQEGCDTIGETHKEKIDRAPTESDEALGLCENHEVEASDTQQGCNIVGEPQLESHKGKIDQAPTECNEAENHEVEASESQGEGCNSVGERQLDEVQLESHKEKFDHAPTECDEAVGLCENHEVRVTESQEGCNTIGEEPSHEGKFDQAPTECQEAQEFHKENHEVEATVSQEGCNTSAELHNDQAPAECDRLHKEDHEVEATTIGESHKEKSDQAPSECDVESRDGGVECNDDMKVEEYTGEVNKKKKQVEREELVNVESMVEEENEKLRVAVEELMKAGNEQLEVIRELTGRVKELEKKLSNSKSKKLNKKSRRSRGCSGIQKDYYSLLV